In Chryseobacterium sp., the genomic window AATAAAAATATATTTACCAAATACAAAAGTCCGCTGTTCAGCGGACTTCTTTTGTTTGAAAAATCTAGATTGGCTATTAGTTTTTTGGGTTATCAGTTTTTTGGGATTGTTTTTTTTATTTCTTCCAGTGTAGCCGTATTGGGCAATCCGGCAGTCATATGATTTGTGTTCCTAGAATTATCTGTATTACGAGATGCCTGTCTGTTAGGGATTGTTTTCTTTATTTCTTCAAGACTCGCCGTGTTGGGGAGCAGCTTTCCTGTATTATCAGTGGATATTTTGGGTTTTGTTTCCTGTTTTTTAACTTCCAGCCCCTGATCAGAAACCAGCCCTGTTTGTGCTTTTTTCTTCTCCGCGTTTTCCCGGGCTTCTTTCAGCAGTTTTGCTTCCTGTTCTTTGGCCTGTTTTACAACTTGGGTCTGATCATCCACTGGAGTTACCTGTTTATTTTCCTGAGCATAGATCATGGAGCTTAAAAATAAGAATGAGGCAATAAATACTGTTTTCATGATGATTTATTTTATGTTGACTAATACTTGAATTTTTCCGGTCTCCTTTTGATCATAATCCTGAAGCGATTTTCCGATGACCTGGCCTATTTTAACCTTTTTAAGATTAGCTTTCATGGCTACTCCCGGGATTGAAGAGGTAACAAGAAGATCCCCTCTTTTTATTTTTCCGTTTTCGAGGCATACTTTGGTGGGGATAACCCCAATGACCCCCATGGGAACTTTACCTGAAATATCTGTATCAATATGCTCTTCGGTGAGAAGTACCCCCGGTTTGGTAGCATATACGCCGGCAACAAGGTTAGAATAGGGTTTTGAAGATTTTTCTACTGTTCTGTCTGAATGTGTTGAAATAACCAGGATGTCACCGCTTTCATATTCTGAAATATTTCCTTCCACATCAAATGCTTCGGCAACGTCAGCACCGCTGTTTTGCGTGCCTCCATTAAAAAATCCTTTTCCGGTATTGTCTATACGGGCTACATTTACTGCTGTTGGATTTCCAGATCTGAATATAGCGATAGAACCGGTACTACGGGTTTCTGCTGTCAGCGGAGGGTTGGTATTGGCGGTATTATAATTGACGAATCTTGCTGCGCGTCCTGTCCCGAAGTTAGGAACCCACGCATAGATGGCGCTTCCAGAGCCGTCTGCTGTTGTTTCAACACCATCTCCGGTATTCGATGCATTAGCCGTGATACCGTTTCCGTTTCCGTCTGCAATAGCGATCAGTGCAGGGCTGTTTCCGGCAGGATTGCTGGCATGGAACAATCCTGCAAAACCTCCGGTTCCCGAAGATATGCCATAAATACCTGCTGTTCCGAAATTAGAAAACTGAGAGTTTACTTCTCCTCTTACCGCTGCAGAAGTTCCTGTTACCCGGTCTACTTTAAAGTTTCCCGCGGTACCATTCCCTACAGTAGTTACTGTTATTACATCGCTGGTATTGGATTCATTAAAGATGTTAAATCGTCCGGCACGCCCGGTGGCGAAGGTGGGAACCCAGGCATAAAGAGCATTTCCTGCACCATCAATATTAGTCTCTACACCATTGCCGTTTTTGCTTGCATTGGCTGTGATTGCATTTCCATTTCCATCGGTGATGGCTACCAAGGCAGGGCCGTTACCTGAAGGATTGGACGCGTGGAATAGTCCGGCGAAGCCGCCGGTTCCCGAAGAAACTCCAAAAATACCTGCCGCTCCAAAGTTTCCAAAAATTGTTTTCACTTCCCCTCTTACGGCAGCACCTACACTATTGGTGTTGTTGACAAGAAAAGAAGAAGCATTCCCCTGGGTGTTGTCAGGAATATTCCCGTTTCCATTAGTTTCTACTTCAAAAGTATTTTTGGCAGTATTGGTTTGGTTAAAATTTTCAAATCTTCCTGCGCGTCCCGTACTGTTATTTAACCCTACCTGTCCGTATACACCAATACCGGTTCCTGAAGTGTTGGTAGAAACAAATCCTCTCACTCCATATCCTCCGCCATCATTCCTGCCTACCACAGCACCGGCAATGTCACTGGTGGTTCTTCCTACTATAGCCTCCCCATTTCCATTGTTATCTCCCACGATACCTGCAGAAGTCTGGGCGGAGGTAATACCATGTACTCCAAATCCGCTGCCTGTAGAACTTAATATCCCGGCTCCGCTACCTGAAGTGGTGATATTTACGACGGTACCGTTACCTACAGTGGAGGCATTAAGGACATTATTGTTATTGGAATTATTAAAAATTGCGATATTGGCTGCAATTCCGTTATTGCTGGTCGCATTCAGACCCGTTCCTGTATTACTGTTGGCATATACCCCGTATCCGTTTCCGCTGGCATTTCCATATACACCTAAGCCATTGGGGGTAACGCCATATACTCCCCATCCGCTTCCATTCTGGCTTCCGTACACTCCTACACCCAATCCGCCGGTCCCGTTATTGATCCCCCGTACTGCTGAAGAAAATCCTCCCGGGGCCGTGTTGCTCACAATTCCTCTCACTGCGGCAATACTGGAGGTAACCGTGCTGTTAATGCCTTCTAGCGAAGTTCCATCTCCATCATTCGTTAATGAAAACAATGTAGAAGCGTTGTTGACGGTGCTGGTATAAGGAATAGCAAAGCTGCCGCCGGTGCCTCCTGCAGATTTGGCATACATAGCGTAAGGTACACTGAGCAGCTGGCTGGTTCCTGTTATGGTATAAGTCGTTCCTCCGGTAGGGTCAGTTTCTGTTTTTAAATAATAGTTTCCTGAAGGCCAGTCTATCGTAGCGAACGTTCCCGAAAGAACAGTTCCTGTTCCTATTTCCAAACTGATAAGCCCATTGGAATTGGTACTTCCTGTAAGTCTTTCAGAGTAGACGGCAGCTCCGGCAGGGGATCCCTGTAATATGCTTGCCCTTACTCCAATACTTTGATTGCTTAAAAGTTGTCCAGATCCGTTTCTTATAACAGCCTGGTAGCTCATTTTTTCCGGTGCCTGCGAGAGCCCCATAAAGAGACCCAGCAGAATCCAGGACAATAATAATATTCTTTTCATGGTATTTATTTTTTGAGGATTTTAAACGTTTTAACAGGGGTTCCGTTTTGGCTGATTCTGATGATATACAGGGCAGAGGGTAAGGAGGAGAAGTTCAGTTCGGATTTTGATTGTAAAATTTTGTCTTTTTTGATCAGTTTGCCTTGTGCATCAAATAATTGGTACTCCGAACCCTTATAAGTGTTGGTTGTAAAATCTAAATACAAATAATCTTTAAAAGGATTGGGGTAGAGTAAGATATCCTTCTGATCTGATGAAATTTCGTGGGTTGACAGGGTCGTGATTTCATAACCCAGCTGCACTCCTTCCAATAGTTGAGCAGGAGTACCTTTATTTAGGTAAGCCGTCTGGCCTATGCTGTAAGAAACAGATCCATTGCCTGCTGATGCATCCGTTCCCGTAGCCAGAACTGCTGACTGGGCATGAAAGATAACTATTGAAAATACAGACAAGGGGAGGCAATAAATAATTTTTTTTTTCATAAATAACAGTTTTAGGTTAATAAACAGAAAGGAAATTTGGGAAGACTAAATTACTGCCTATCAGAATCTGATGACAGAAAAATAGACCAACGGAAGAAATAATCGACCAATGGCATTTTGCAAATTATTATTGAAATTGGAACGTATTTTTAAGGCTCAAAAAAGGAGAGGTTATCTTTGTAGGTTCTGCCTATAGGAAGCTTGATCTGATGGGTTAATTCTATTTCATGACAGCTTTTTCCACGGATGAGATGACGGGGTATCGCATAGCTCCGGTGTATCCTTACAAAAGAATCAAAAAAGTCTTTATGAAGGAGGTTTCCTAAAGAATCCAGGATACAATGGTTTTTTTCAAGAGTGATGATCCGGGTATAATCCTTTAAAGCTTCGAGATACAGAATATCGGTTTTCCTGATCTGAAAAATACTGCCGCCTTCTTTTATTTTAATAAAATTTTCCCCAAAAAGGGCATCATAGCAATCACATTTTTCTCTTACTTTAAAAAAATCAAAAAGTTTCTGCATAGAATAATGAAACCGTTCCGAAGTCAGAGGTTTTGTAATAAAGTCTAAAGTGTCGATTTCAAAAACGGAAGCGGCTAGTTCCGGACGGGAGCTTACAAAGATACAGGCGGGAATTTTATGGGCTATTTTTCTGAATTCCAGTCCGTTCATTCCTTTTAAACTGGTTTCAGTGAGCAGAAGGTCTACAGGGCGTTCAAGATAAGGAATCGCTTTCTCTGCCGAATCCAGAGCAGCGATTATTTCTATGTTTTCATACTGTCTTATGTAATGCTGAAGAACCAGCCTGTCCAGTTCATCAGCATCAATAATCATACACGTGATAGGTGTAATCATGATCCTCTGGATGTTAGTTTTTAATATATAATGATTTAAATCAAAAAATTATTATAAAGTTATTGATTTTTATCAAAAAAAGGATATTGAACTTAAAATTATATTAAAAATTATCCTTAAGTACAATTTGATTTTGTTTTTTTTCTGAAAAATATTAACTTGTAAAAATCATAAACATAGACAGAACTTAATGTTAGAAAAGAAAGAACATAACTATGAGAAAGCGGTCTTGGTGGGGATTATTACTCAAAATCAAGATGAAGAAAAACTGATGGAGTATATGGATGAGTTGGAGTTTTTGGCTTTCACAGCAGGAGCAACCGTACAAAAACGTTTCACTCAAAAATTAACGCAGCCTGATTCCAAAACGTTTATCGGAAGTGGAAAAGCACTTGAGATAAAAGAATATGTAAAAGAAAACGAGATAGGAACTGTAATTTTTGATGATGAACTTTCTCCTTCACAGCTTAAAAACCTGGAAAGAGAAATGGAAGTTAAAATTTTAGACAGAACCAATCTTATTCTCGATATTTTTGCTCAGAGGGCTCAAACTTCCTATGCAAGAACTCAGGTGGAATTGGCACAATATCAATATCTTTTGCCACGACTAACAAGAATGTGGACTCACTTGGAACGCCAGAAAGGGGGTATTGGGATGAGAGGTCCCGGTGAAACAGAAATTGAAACTGACCGCCGTATTATTCGTGACAGGATCACTTTGTTGAAAGATAAGTTAAAGACAATAGACAAGCAGATGGCAACGCAGCGTAACAATCGTGGAAAAGTTGTTCGTGCCGCTTTGGTAGGATATACCAATGTAGGAAAGTCTACCTTGATGAACTCCCTTTCAAAATCTGAAGTTTTTGCGGAAAACAAATTGTTTGCCACACTGGATACGACAGTAAGAAAGGTAGTGATTGGAAATCTGCCGTTTTTGCTTACCGATACGGTAGGATTCATCAGGAAGTTGCCTACTCAATTGGTAGAATCGTTTAAATCTACTTTGGATGAGGTGCGTGAAGCAGATCTTTTGATTCACGTGGTTGATATTTCCCATGAAAGTTTTGAAGATCATATAGAATCTGTGAATCATATTTTAATGGAAATCAACGCTCATCAGAAACCTATGATCATGGTTTTCAACAAGATTGATGATTTCAGCTATGAGAAAAAGGATGAAGATGACCTGACCCCGTCAACACGAAAGAATGTGTCTTTGGACGAATGGAAAAAAACATGGATGGCAAAATCCAAGTATCCGACAGTTTTCATCTCAGCTTTGACTAAGGAAAATTTCCCGGAAATGAAAAGGCTCATTTATGACGAGGTCATGAAGATCCATATTTCCAGATTCCCTTATAATGATTTCCTTTTCGAATATTTCGATGACGAAGACGAAGAAAATACCAATTAATGAAATATTACTTTTTCCTCCTGTTCCTTCTGTTTTCGGTTTTTGGATTCAGCCAGAAATCAAAAATAGATTTCAGAGCTATTGAGAAAGGTCTCAAAAGCACTGATTCTCCGTATAATTATGACAAACTTGTTTTCAAATATAAAGGGTTTCCCAGATCTTTAGACAGCATAGAGTCACAATATCTTTACTACGGAAGAAATTTTAGGAATGATAGGATCAATACTACGGATAACCGCTTTAAAAGTCTGGCAGAAGCTTTTAAGCAAAATAATTTCGAAGCATGTATAAAACAGGGAAAAGCCTTATATGATAAGGATCCTACCAATTTGGATATCCTTCTGATCCTTCTCAGAGCATTTGACTCTTTAAAAGACGGGAACAATTTTATGTACCACCTCAGCCAGTTCCGTTCATTGGCAGACGGAATAAAGAGCTCCGGAGATGGAAAGTCTGAAAAGACCGCTTATCTGGTCAACTCTGTAGGGGATGAATACATTCTGCTGAACATTCTGAATATTGGACAGGATTATACAAGAGGTTCAAAACCCGCGAAAGACGGAATGTTTGATATCTGGGAAAAAGATGGGAGTAAAACCTATATCAAAGTACTTTATTTTGACTCATAATTAATTAAAAAAACACTTAGTGGAATTATATTATTCATTTTCAGCATTAATCGTATTAGCATCTATATTTGCATACCTTAACTACAGGTTTTTAAAACTTCCAAGTACCATCGGAATCATGGTGATCGCCATAGTGGTGTCTATTTTCCTGGTAATGTTTGGAGAAACGATACTTCCAAGGACTTTCGGACATCTTAATAACCTGATGAACAGTATTGATTTTACAGAAGTTTTGATGGGGGCTATGCTTAATTTCCTTCTTTTTGCAGGAGGAATTCATATTAACATTAACGATCTTAAGGAACAGTTCAGACCTGTACTGATATTTTCCACCGTAGGAGTGGTTATTTCCACTTTTGTGGTAGGTTTCGGAATGTTTTATCTGTTGCCTTTAGTGGGAGTTCAGCTTCCTTTTATTTACTGCCTTGTTTTTGGTGCTTTGATTTCGCCTACTGATCCGGTAGCCGTTTTAAGTGTCCTGAAGCAGGCCAATGTTTCAAAATCACTGGAGACAAAAGTAGCGGGAGAATCCCTTTTCAATGATGGTATGGCGGTTGTGGTCTTTACAGTGGTCTTACAGCTTGCTGTCGGAAAAGAAGTAGATCTTGGGGTTGAAAGTATCGGATTGCTATTATTGAGAGAAGCCGGAGGAGGAATCTTGCTGGGCGGACTGTTAGGATGGATTACTTCCAGATTGATGCGTGAAGTGGATGATTATATTATCTCTGTGCTGGTAACACTTTCAGTAGTGATGGGAGGATATCTTATTGCACGACAGATGCATATATCGGGTCCGCTGACAATGGTGGCGGCCGGATTATTTATGGGGAACTTTAATAGGAGTTTCAAAATGAAGTCCATCACTCAGGATTATCTGATCAAATTCTGGGAACTGATCGATGAAATTCTGAATGCTGTATTATTCCTGTTTATCGGATTTGAACTTTTGATGATTAAAGATCTGAAGCACTTTATGATTCCGGGATTACTGGCAATTGTTGTGGTTCTGTTGGCCAGATTTATTTCCATCTGGGGTCCTACCAAGTTTACCTCTCTGAGAAGGAGTTTTAGCCCGCAAACCGTAAAAGTTCTTGTCTGGGGAGGAATCCGCGGGGGAGTTTCCATTGCATTGGCAATGTCTATCCCAAAAAGTGAATACAGTGAAATTATTTTAAGTATTACCTATTGTGTAGTTGTGTTCTCTATTATTGTACAGGGGCTTACTATTGCAAAAGTGGCCAATCCCAAGCAAATTGCTGAAGAAGATGAAGAGCAGGAGAATGTGGTCCTGGATGAAAATCCCTGATGTAATGGGGTGGGAAATATAAATCAAAAATTAGCTGCCGGTTTACTATGAGTAGTATGGTTAAAGAAATACAAGAAGCATTGGCTCTTTTATCCATTCCCGAAAAAGCAGAATTTTTTCCAAGGTTTTTCAAGACAGGAAAAGGAGAATATGGGGAAGGAGATTTGTTTTTGGGTGTAAAAGTTCCGGACCAGAGGTCTGTAGCCAAAGAATACTATTCAAAAATTAATGTAAAAGAACTGAGTGAACTGCTTTCTTCAAAATACCACGAACATAGGCTGACGGCTCTTTTCATGCTGATCTCAAAATTTGAAAAAACAAAAGATCAGGCCGTAAAAGAGGAGGTGGTAGCCTTTTATCTTAATCATTTACCGTATGTCAATAATTGGGACCTGGTAGATTCAAGCTGCTACAAAATATTGGGCAGATATGCTTTTGAAAACCAGAAAGAAAATCTGCTCAGAGACCTTTCGGAGTCTGAAGAGATGTGGCATAAAAGAATTGCTGTAGTAGGTACCATGCATTATGTGAAAAAAGGAGTATTTGAACTTACCAGAGAATTGGTAACAAGAAACTTAAAACATCCGCATGACCTGATGCATAAGGCCAACGGATGGCTGCTCCGGGAAATGGGACAGAAAAATGAAACGGAGTTAATAAGCTATCTGAACCAATACTACAAAGAAATGCCCAGAACCTGCCTCAGATATGCCATTGAAAAACTGGATGAAGACCTTCGACAGGATTATCTGAAAGGAAGGATATAAAGCAATTGGCCTTATCCGGACAGAAGACCTCCAAAATAAAAACAAGGAGGTAAGAGATTTAATGTAGAATTGAGTAATTTTGTGTTTTTAAACTCAATCATGAAAAAAAATCTCAAATTATATATTCTGTTTTTACCTGTATTTTTTCTGACCAGTTGTTTTGATATTTTAGACAAGGTTCATGTAAAAGCTGACGGAACAGGAGAATATACGATTATTCTTAATGCCAGTAAAAGCAAAACAAGGCTGGCTTCAATTTCTAAAATGGAAAGCATTAATGGAAAAAAAGTTCCCAAAAAACAAGAAATTGAAAATAAAATCAATGAAGCCGCTAAAATTTTCAAGGGTACACCGGGAATCACCAATGTAAAAACATCGATGGATTTTGATAACTATATCATCAAACTGAGCTGCAGCTTCAAAAAGATTGAAAATATCAATGCGGGATTAGAAAAACTTAAAGCTCAGAATATAGTGGGAAAAATGATTCCGACCCAGATTTACAGTCAGAATCTTGAGAAAAAATCATTGGTAAGAAACAAAGTAAATACATTCAAAGCAGACTACGATAAGATGAGTAAGGCAGACAAAGAGGTCTTTAACGATGCCCGATATACTTCCGTCATGCAGTTTGAAAATACCGTAAAATCTCAGACAAACAGCTCCTATCTGCTTTCACCCAATAAGAAAGCCATAAAACTCGAGGCATATATTCTGGATTTAATTCTTCAAAAAAAACAAATACACAATACGATTCTATTTCAATAAATTTCTAATATTTAGCCATGAAATCCATATTATTAAAAACACAAAAAATTATTTTTTTACTTTTTGGCTTTGCGGCTGCTTTTGCACAAAACAGTATGAAAATTCCCGGTGATGCCGTATTTTATATGGAGATCAACGGAAAACAGCTTAACAATAAAATCAATTGGAATAAGCTAAACCCTTTGTTACACGAATTAAGTAAAAAGAGCAAGGAAAAACCTTCATGGAATGATTATTCCAAAACCGGGATTAAATACGACGGAATTCAATATCATTATGCGGGTTTTAATGACTCTATAAAGACTTACAATACCCACTTTATCATAGATAACAAAGAGAAATTCCAGGAATTTATCAATTCCATCAAGAAAAAGGGATTGGAAGTATATAAGAAAACGAACTATTCTTATGTCGATATCGATGATGATATCTTTGTGGCATGGAATGGGGGACATGCGGTTCTTAGTATGGTAAGCTATACGAAACCTTCTAAAGATCTTTGGGAAGATGCTGCTGTAGCAGACAGTACAGCCGTTGCTGTTGACAGTACTGAGGCTATGACTGACAGCATCTATGCTGAAGAACCGGAAAAACCTTTTGATTATAAAGAAGAAATAAAGTATCTGAAGGACGATATTAAATACCTGAAAGACAATATCAAGGAAAATAACCTGGAAATTGCCCGGATTCAAAAAGATATTAAATACCTGGAAAAACATCATCAATATCCTCCGGATAAAGAAGAAGCTGAGCATTCTGAAAATGAAGAAGAAGCTCTTCCTAAAGAAGATGATGAAGCTGATAAGGCGTATCAAAAAGAACTTGACTCTATCAACAGAGAAAATTTCAAAATTGTAAAAAAATTGGCTGAAGGGCGATTTGATCAATATTTCAATTCAAATATGGAGGTTGAAGCGCCCAGGGAAATGCTTACTTTCAAAGATCCCCATTCGGATGTTTTTGTCTACACCGATTATGGAAGAATCG contains:
- a CDS encoding collagen-like protein, producing MKRILLLSWILLGLFMGLSQAPEKMSYQAVIRNGSGQLLSNQSIGVRASILQGSPAGAAVYSERLTGSTNSNGLISLEIGTGTVLSGTFATIDWPSGNYYLKTETDPTGGTTYTITGTSQLLSVPYAMYAKSAGGTGGSFAIPYTSTVNNASTLFSLTNDGDGTSLEGINSTVTSSIAAVRGIVSNTAPGGFSSAVRGINNGTGGLGVGVYGSQNGSGWGVYGVTPNGLGVYGNASGNGYGVYANSNTGTGLNATSNNGIAANIAIFNNSNNNNVLNASTVGNGTVVNITTSGSGAGILSSTGSGFGVHGITSAQTSAGIVGDNNGNGEAIVGRTTSDIAGAVVGRNDGGGYGVRGFVSTNTSGTGIGVYGQVGLNNSTGRAGRFENFNQTNTAKNTFEVETNGNGNIPDNTQGNASSFLVNNTNSVGAAVRGEVKTIFGNFGAAGIFGVSSGTGGFAGLFHASNPSGNGPALVAITDGNGNAITANASKNGNGVETNIDGAGNALYAWVPTFATGRAGRFNIFNESNTSDVITVTTVGNGTAGNFKVDRVTGTSAAVRGEVNSQFSNFGTAGIYGISSGTGGFAGLFHASNPAGNSPALIAIADGNGNGITANASNTGDGVETTADGSGSAIYAWVPNFGTGRAARFVNYNTANTNPPLTAETRSTGSIAIFRSGNPTAVNVARIDNTGKGFFNGGTQNSGADVAEAFDVEGNISEYESGDILVISTHSDRTVEKSSKPYSNLVAGVYATKPGVLLTEEHIDTDISGKVPMGVIGVIPTKVCLENGKIKRGDLLVTSSIPGVAMKANLKKVKIGQVIGKSLQDYDQKETGKIQVLVNIK
- a CDS encoding T9SS type A sorting domain-containing protein, with protein sequence MKKKIIYCLPLSVFSIVIFHAQSAVLATGTDASAGNGSVSYSIGQTAYLNKGTPAQLLEGVQLGYEITTLSTHEISSDQKDILLYPNPFKDYLYLDFTTNTYKGSEYQLFDAQGKLIKKDKILQSKSELNFSSLPSALYIIRISQNGTPVKTFKILKK
- a CDS encoding LytTR family DNA-binding domain-containing protein, which gives rise to MITPITCMIIDADELDRLVLQHYIRQYENIEIIAALDSAEKAIPYLERPVDLLLTETSLKGMNGLEFRKIAHKIPACIFVSSRPELAASVFEIDTLDFITKPLTSERFHYSMQKLFDFFKVREKCDCYDALFGENFIKIKEGGSIFQIRKTDILYLEALKDYTRIITLEKNHCILDSLGNLLHKDFFDSFVRIHRSYAIPRHLIRGKSCHEIELTHQIKLPIGRTYKDNLSFFEP
- the hflX gene encoding GTPase HflX, with protein sequence MLEKKEHNYEKAVLVGIITQNQDEEKLMEYMDELEFLAFTAGATVQKRFTQKLTQPDSKTFIGSGKALEIKEYVKENEIGTVIFDDELSPSQLKNLEREMEVKILDRTNLILDIFAQRAQTSYARTQVELAQYQYLLPRLTRMWTHLERQKGGIGMRGPGETEIETDRRIIRDRITLLKDKLKTIDKQMATQRNNRGKVVRAALVGYTNVGKSTLMNSLSKSEVFAENKLFATLDTTVRKVVIGNLPFLLTDTVGFIRKLPTQLVESFKSTLDEVREADLLIHVVDISHESFEDHIESVNHILMEINAHQKPMIMVFNKIDDFSYEKKDEDDLTPSTRKNVSLDEWKKTWMAKSKYPTVFISALTKENFPEMKRLIYDEVMKIHISRFPYNDFLFEYFDDEDEENTN
- a CDS encoding DUF4919 domain-containing protein; this translates as MKYYFFLLFLLFSVFGFSQKSKIDFRAIEKGLKSTDSPYNYDKLVFKYKGFPRSLDSIESQYLYYGRNFRNDRINTTDNRFKSLAEAFKQNNFEACIKQGKALYDKDPTNLDILLILLRAFDSLKDGNNFMYHLSQFRSLADGIKSSGDGKSEKTAYLVNSVGDEYILLNILNIGQDYTRGSKPAKDGMFDIWEKDGSKTYIKVLYFDS
- a CDS encoding sodium:proton antiporter, encoding MELYYSFSALIVLASIFAYLNYRFLKLPSTIGIMVIAIVVSIFLVMFGETILPRTFGHLNNLMNSIDFTEVLMGAMLNFLLFAGGIHININDLKEQFRPVLIFSTVGVVISTFVVGFGMFYLLPLVGVQLPFIYCLVFGALISPTDPVAVLSVLKQANVSKSLETKVAGESLFNDGMAVVVFTVVLQLAVGKEVDLGVESIGLLLLREAGGGILLGGLLGWITSRLMREVDDYIISVLVTLSVVMGGYLIARQMHISGPLTMVAAGLFMGNFNRSFKMKSITQDYLIKFWELIDEILNAVLFLFIGFELLMIKDLKHFMIPGLLAIVVVLLARFISIWGPTKFTSLRRSFSPQTVKVLVWGGIRGGVSIALAMSIPKSEYSEIILSITYCVVVFSIIVQGLTIAKVANPKQIAEEDEEQENVVLDENP
- a CDS encoding DNA alkylation repair protein translates to MSSMVKEIQEALALLSIPEKAEFFPRFFKTGKGEYGEGDLFLGVKVPDQRSVAKEYYSKINVKELSELLSSKYHEHRLTALFMLISKFEKTKDQAVKEEVVAFYLNHLPYVNNWDLVDSSCYKILGRYAFENQKENLLRDLSESEEMWHKRIAVVGTMHYVKKGVFELTRELVTRNLKHPHDLMHKANGWLLREMGQKNETELISYLNQYYKEMPRTCLRYAIEKLDEDLRQDYLKGRI